A single window of Armatimonadota bacterium DNA harbors:
- a CDS encoding VanW family protein: MSRYRGAALAAGLLIVVAAAGVLCARQSVPAQAERVIAAYATSLAGRSAGQVDNALRAARVLDGAVVPAGAVFSFNRRVGPWSADRGYRRAPVSYDGEIILDVGGGVCQLSTTLYGAALVGGMEIVERHRHFWPVTYAAPGLDAAVAFPRIDLRFRNPLPAPVRLRARRDGPRLIVELRSTARGQRCSVERRQLAVHPPATLARREQRLSPGEVLRTNRGQAGQEVAVYRLRWSGDGQPERTLISVDTYPPLNRIIKVGLQPGVSRVRAGAGE; the protein is encoded by the coding sequence ATGAGCCGATACCGGGGCGCGGCGCTGGCGGCGGGGCTGCTCATAGTGGTAGCGGCGGCAGGCGTCCTGTGCGCGCGCCAATCCGTGCCCGCGCAGGCGGAGCGGGTGATCGCGGCCTACGCCACCAGCCTTGCGGGGCGCAGCGCGGGCCAGGTGGACAATGCGCTGCGCGCCGCTCGCGTCCTGGACGGAGCGGTAGTGCCCGCGGGCGCGGTTTTCTCCTTCAACCGGCGGGTCGGCCCTTGGAGCGCCGATCGCGGTTACCGCCGTGCACCGGTGAGCTATGACGGGGAAATCATCCTGGATGTCGGCGGCGGCGTCTGCCAGCTCTCGACGACTCTGTACGGCGCCGCGCTGGTGGGCGGCATGGAGATCGTCGAGCGCCACCGCCACTTCTGGCCGGTGACCTATGCCGCGCCGGGGCTCGATGCCGCGGTGGCCTTTCCGCGCATTGACCTACGCTTCAGGAACCCGCTGCCCGCGCCGGTGCGCCTGCGGGCGCGGCGAGATGGGCCGCGGTTGATTGTCGAGCTGCGGTCGACCGCTCGCGGGCAGCGGTGCAGCGTAGAAAGGCGCCAGCTGGCCGTGCATCCCCCGGCGACACTTGCACGCCGGGAGCAGCGCCTGTCGCCGGGCGAGGTGCTGCGGACGAATCGCGGGCAGGCCGGGCAGGAGGTGGCGGTCTACCGGCTGCGCTGGAGCGGTGACGGCCAGCCCGAGCGCACCCTGATCTCCGTGGACACCTATCCGCCCCTCAACCGCATCATCAAGGTCGGGCTGCAGCCCGGAGTATCCAGAGTCCGGGCGGGGGCAGGCGAATAG